A single region of the Pseudothermotoga sp. genome encodes:
- a CDS encoding ABC transporter ATP-binding protein, with protein sequence MPLIEMVDICKVYPPNVVALKHVDFSVEKGEIHALVGENGAGKSTLMKILFGMVKPSSGEIRVNGEKVHITSPVVATKLGIGMVHQELALVGSLKVYENIVLGSEPTRFGFLQRERSLQTVRKLAEEFGLKLEIDAITQELSIAGRQKVEILKQLYRRVNILILDEPTAALTPQESEELFDEMIKLKNQGKTIIFVSHKLEEVLKISDRITVLRKGEKIATLSNDGHLNINELAEMMVGRSVHLVSVKSSTTIGQPVLTLRDVTLVDRLSGKRLLDTVSLVVREGEIVGIAGIEGNGQKELVEVLIGLRKLSSGMIEVFGKDVTNFSIRKRRSLMAYVPQDRKQVGLALKATIKENLIMTHHMNPPLRKGFMLDDVTANEFAMRLIGDFEIVCRGPFEKVQTLSGGNQQKVVTAREIALNRDLIVLDQPTRGLDVASTQYMRSQIISLKSRGKAVLLISADLDELMNLSDRIYVMRAGRIVAELDPRKIDKVVVGYHMLGVKV encoded by the coding sequence TTGCCCCTCATAGAAATGGTGGATATATGTAAAGTCTACCCACCGAACGTGGTTGCACTTAAACATGTTGATTTCTCTGTGGAGAAAGGTGAGATACATGCACTGGTTGGAGAGAATGGTGCGGGGAAGTCAACGTTGATGAAAATCCTTTTTGGAATGGTCAAGCCCTCCTCTGGAGAAATACGTGTGAACGGTGAAAAAGTGCACATAACTAGTCCTGTGGTTGCTACAAAGCTTGGTATAGGAATGGTGCATCAAGAACTAGCACTCGTGGGTTCATTGAAAGTCTACGAAAATATCGTCCTGGGTTCTGAACCAACTCGATTCGGTTTTCTTCAAAGAGAAAGGTCGTTACAAACAGTGAGAAAACTCGCGGAGGAATTTGGTCTGAAGCTTGAAATCGATGCGATCACTCAGGAATTGTCCATCGCCGGTAGACAGAAGGTGGAGATACTAAAACAACTTTACAGGAGAGTGAACATCCTCATCCTAGATGAACCAACTGCCGCGCTCACACCTCAAGAGAGCGAAGAACTGTTCGATGAGATGATCAAGCTCAAAAATCAAGGTAAAACGATCATCTTCGTGAGTCACAAGTTGGAGGAAGTATTGAAGATCTCTGACAGAATCACCGTTCTGAGGAAGGGCGAGAAGATCGCCACGCTGAGCAACGATGGGCATTTGAACATCAATGAACTAGCGGAAATGATGGTCGGTCGGTCTGTTCATCTTGTTTCTGTAAAATCTTCTACAACCATAGGCCAACCTGTATTGACCCTTAGAGACGTCACCCTCGTGGATCGATTGAGTGGTAAGAGGTTGCTCGATACAGTCAGTCTCGTTGTGCGTGAGGGTGAAATCGTCGGTATAGCAGGAATAGAAGGAAATGGGCAGAAAGAATTGGTCGAAGTTTTAATAGGTTTGAGGAAACTAAGCTCTGGAATGATAGAGGTCTTTGGAAAAGATGTGACGAACTTTTCTATCAGGAAAAGAAGATCTTTGATGGCCTACGTACCACAGGATAGAAAACAGGTCGGGCTCGCACTCAAAGCAACGATAAAGGAAAATTTGATCATGACCCATCACATGAATCCTCCTTTGAGAAAAGGGTTTATGCTCGACGATGTAACAGCGAACGAATTTGCCATGCGGTTGATTGGAGACTTTGAAATCGTCTGCAGAGGACCGTTTGAAAAGGTGCAAACCCTTTCTGGTGGCAATCAGCAAAAGGTAGTCACTGCAAGAGAGATAGCTCTGAACAGGGATCTGATCGTGCTCGATCAACCCACCAGAGGGTTGGATGTTGCATCGACTCAGTACATGAGAAGTCAGATAATTTCTCTGAAAAGTCGTGGCAAAGCTGTGCTGCTCATAAGTGCAGACCTTGATGAACTCATGAATCTTTCGGATAGGATCTACGTGATGCGTGCTGGCCGCATCGTGGCTGAATTGGATCCTCGAAAAATCGACAAAGTCGTGGTGGGTTACC
- a CDS encoding BMP family ABC transporter substrate-binding protein has protein sequence MRKFLSIVICTVLTLILFAVPKRVAYVINGSLGDQSFYDSGYAGIKKLEEDFKVQTRVIECNFDPSLYYPSLITAAQWADVIFVISYGFEEELKQVAMRFPNKIWVNIDTVVQDEKGIISSIDYREEEGAFLAGVVAAMVTTMVNLPGINPQKIIGAVGGDDDIVIRSFVYGYEQGAKYVDPEVQVKVIYVGTWDDPAKGKQAALQLYAEGADVVFQIAALTGFGVLQAAKEVGKYAIGVDSNQNPLVPGHVITSDLKEVGKSIYTIFKMILDGTFERGKVYSFGVKEGMVGLAIDEYTRAILPAEVVRKIIEIQNKVANGEIKVKPYKP, from the coding sequence ATGAGGAAGTTTCTGTCGATAGTCATCTGCACCGTTTTGACTCTGATACTCTTTGCTGTCCCAAAGCGTGTGGCATACGTAATAAACGGTTCTTTAGGTGATCAATCGTTCTACGATTCTGGATATGCCGGTATCAAAAAACTCGAGGAAGACTTCAAAGTTCAAACCAGAGTCATCGAATGTAACTTTGACCCTTCGCTGTATTATCCGAGTTTGATCACGGCGGCACAGTGGGCAGACGTCATATTCGTCATATCTTACGGCTTTGAGGAGGAACTCAAACAAGTTGCTATGAGATTTCCAAACAAGATTTGGGTGAACATAGACACGGTAGTGCAGGACGAGAAAGGTATCATATCGAGCATAGACTATCGTGAAGAAGAAGGCGCGTTTCTGGCTGGGGTCGTTGCAGCCATGGTCACGACAATGGTGAATTTGCCTGGTATCAACCCTCAAAAAATCATAGGTGCCGTAGGAGGAGACGATGACATCGTGATAAGATCGTTCGTTTATGGATATGAACAAGGAGCCAAGTACGTTGATCCAGAGGTTCAAGTGAAGGTGATCTACGTTGGAACTTGGGATGATCCTGCGAAGGGTAAACAAGCAGCGCTCCAACTCTACGCGGAGGGAGCCGATGTGGTTTTCCAGATAGCCGCACTCACGGGTTTTGGAGTGTTACAGGCAGCCAAGGAAGTCGGTAAGTATGCCATAGGTGTCGACAGTAACCAAAATCCATTGGTACCTGGCCACGTGATAACGAGTGATTTGAAAGAAGTTGGTAAATCGATATACACCATTTTCAAAATGATCCTCGATGGTACGTTCGAGCGTGGTAAAGTGTACAGTTTCGGTGTGAAAGAAGGCATGGTCGGCTTGGCTATAGATGAATACACGAGGGCGATTCTCCCGGCGGAGGTTGTTAGGAAGATCATCGAAATACAGAACAAAGTGGCCAACGGTGAGATAAAAGTGAAGCCATACAAACCGTGA
- a CDS encoding energy-coupling factor transporter transmembrane protein EcfT has product MNSFGKYVHKNSPVHRMNPALKIIYLITLLFSLFTFQSPLNYITTFMTLFTLILLSKIGAKLFVSDLVKVKWFLVTIFLLELIPFGARMDLSILFSRALSSVYIVAMSVLATSVIFRTTSNVMFARGFEVILRFFGMKKLARQISLLLTLSLIQIPILFNQLERIKIAQTVRGQRWNSKNLVQALRSLESILVPLFFFTLKRAESISISLEMRKYGVFSRPTLYKPLKLSWSDSFVVLMIAFLLLVRFSG; this is encoded by the coding sequence TTGAACAGCTTCGGAAAATACGTTCATAAAAATTCTCCTGTTCACAGAATGAATCCCGCTCTAAAGATCATTTACTTGATCACACTATTGTTTTCTCTATTCACTTTTCAATCGCCATTGAATTATATCACAACTTTTATGACACTGTTCACTCTGATACTTCTTTCCAAAATCGGTGCCAAACTGTTCGTTTCAGATCTTGTCAAAGTTAAGTGGTTTCTGGTAACAATTTTTCTGCTTGAACTGATACCTTTCGGGGCGAGAATGGATCTTTCGATTCTTTTCTCTCGTGCTCTGAGTTCTGTTTACATAGTGGCTATGAGTGTTTTGGCAACGTCTGTGATCTTCAGAACGACTTCCAACGTGATGTTCGCCAGAGGATTCGAAGTGATCCTGAGATTTTTTGGCATGAAAAAGTTGGCGCGCCAAATATCACTTTTGTTAACACTTTCTCTCATTCAAATACCGATCCTCTTCAACCAACTCGAGAGGATTAAAATTGCTCAAACAGTGCGTGGTCAAAGATGGAACAGCAAGAACCTCGTTCAAGCTTTGAGATCTCTCGAATCAATCTTGGTACCTCTGTTCTTTTTCACGCTCAAGCGTGCGGAATCTATTTCGATTTCTCTCGAGATGAGAAAATACGGCGTTTTTTCCCGACCAACACTTTACAAACCCCTTAAGCTCTCCTGGTCAGATTCCTTTGTTGTATTAATGATTGCTTTTTTGCTGTTGGTCAGATTTTCAGGATGA
- the flgM gene encoding flagellar biosynthesis anti-sigma factor FlgM produces the protein MQEINGVGKPYQIQQPTPLNRTEKKPRSESESLQIGEKLNIPELLREAKQSPEVREKLVEQLRAAIEQGVYTIDPERIARHIMREL, from the coding sequence ATGCAAGAGATCAATGGTGTGGGGAAACCTTATCAAATCCAGCAACCTACTCCCCTCAACAGAACTGAGAAAAAACCACGTAGCGAGTCTGAATCTTTGCAGATTGGGGAAAAGCTGAACATACCAGAGCTTTTGAGAGAAGCCAAACAATCTCCCGAAGTACGCGAAAAACTCGTAGAGCAACTCAGAGCAGCGATAGAACAAGGTGTTTACACCATCGATCCAGAGAGGATCGCAAGGCACATAATGAGGGAACTGTAA
- a CDS encoding flagellar protein FlgN — translation MDELFSILDEEESFLLQIDQQLQRCELSLSSKNTSHLEETLFQLENLLTEFSQLDEKRRDVFEEVKRKFGLSDTINFFDFCKQHPLLMERLFKIVDLLKNLSHKVERLRSLSEFHQAYFDFIVKLLNPPSFSIYNAKARLETNPRRGFKAEG, via the coding sequence ATGGATGAACTCTTTTCGATCCTCGATGAAGAGGAAAGTTTTTTGTTGCAGATAGATCAACAGTTACAGCGCTGTGAATTGTCCCTCAGCAGTAAGAACACATCCCATCTTGAGGAAACTCTCTTCCAATTGGAAAACCTTCTGACTGAATTCTCTCAGTTGGATGAGAAACGTAGGGATGTTTTTGAAGAAGTCAAAAGAAAATTTGGATTGAGTGATACCATCAATTTTTTCGATTTTTGCAAGCAACATCCTCTTTTGATGGAGAGATTGTTCAAAATCGTCGATCTTCTCAAAAACCTCTCTCACAAAGTGGAAAGGTTGCGAAGTCTGAGTGAATTTCACCAAGCGTATTTTGATTTCATAGTGAAGCTTTTGAACCCTCCAAGTTTTTCTATCTACAACGCGAAGGCCCGCCTAGAAACAAATCCACGAAGAGGTTTCAAAGCTGAAGGCTGA